From a region of the Aeoliella mucimassa genome:
- a CDS encoding sigma-70 family RNA polymerase sigma factor, whose amino-acid sequence MADAKKLFEILVRENADMLTAYLRAAVRDAAAADDVFQETLLTAWRKLDDYDAERPFGPWLRGIAAKLVLSHYRQAARRDETVGHDVLEHLNQRFERFHGLPGDTFDEKLDALRQCVEQLPEQYREPVDLRYAHELSLADVGEQLALSAEALKKRLQRAKVRLLDCLNRRLLAPEPS is encoded by the coding sequence ATGGCCGACGCGAAGAAACTGTTTGAAATCCTGGTCCGCGAAAATGCCGACATGCTCACCGCCTACTTGAGGGCGGCCGTGCGTGATGCGGCTGCGGCCGACGATGTGTTTCAGGAAACCTTGCTTACCGCCTGGCGGAAGCTCGACGACTACGACGCCGAGCGCCCGTTTGGTCCTTGGCTGCGGGGCATCGCTGCGAAGCTGGTGCTTTCGCACTATCGTCAGGCGGCCCGGCGGGACGAAACCGTGGGGCACGACGTGCTCGAGCACCTGAACCAGCGGTTCGAGCGGTTCCATGGTTTGCCAGGCGATACGTTCGACGAGAAACTCGACGCGCTGCGACAATGTGTCGAGCAGTTGCCGGAGCAGTATCGCGAGCCGGTCGACTTGCGATACGCCCACGAGTTGTCGCTTGCCGACGTCGGGGAGCAACTCGCGCTGAGTGCCGAGGCCCTGAAGAAACGTCTGCAACGCGCGAAGGTCCGCCTGCTCGATTGCCTGAACCGCCGACTGCTGGCCCCCGAACCGTCCTAA
- a CDS encoding dimethylarginine dimethylaminohydrolase family protein — protein sequence MTARILMCPPDFFGIEYEINPWMNVEVAADHALATEQWNALHALLAGTGAEIELLPPVAGLPDLVFTANAGLVYQQRALVSRFRHPQRQGESPVFRDWFAEHGFEVVEFAPPDEGGGYDFEGAGDALFCGDTLFAGYRMRSDATCHQQIGSLLGVRVIPVELVDSRYYHLDTCFCPLAEDEAIWYPPAFDDYGRRAIEGTIDKLIAVEQSEAERFACNAVVVGRQVFTNTGCNELHAELRDRGYEPTATPLDEFVKAGGSAKCLTLRLDGEQAASWRAANSPE from the coding sequence ATGACCGCTCGTATTCTTATGTGCCCGCCCGACTTCTTTGGCATTGAGTACGAGATCAATCCCTGGATGAACGTGGAGGTCGCGGCCGACCATGCCCTGGCGACCGAGCAGTGGAACGCCTTGCATGCCTTGCTCGCAGGCACCGGGGCCGAGATCGAGCTGCTGCCGCCGGTCGCGGGGCTGCCCGACCTGGTGTTCACCGCCAACGCAGGGCTGGTGTATCAGCAGCGGGCGTTGGTCTCGCGGTTTCGGCATCCGCAGCGGCAAGGGGAGTCGCCGGTGTTTCGCGACTGGTTTGCGGAGCATGGGTTCGAGGTAGTCGAGTTCGCCCCGCCCGACGAAGGGGGGGGCTACGACTTCGAAGGGGCCGGCGACGCGCTATTTTGCGGCGATACGCTGTTTGCCGGCTATCGCATGCGGAGCGACGCGACCTGTCATCAGCAGATCGGCTCCCTGCTCGGCGTGCGGGTGATTCCCGTGGAACTCGTTGATTCCCGCTATTATCACCTCGATACGTGCTTCTGCCCGCTGGCCGAGGACGAGGCCATCTGGTACCCGCCGGCGTTCGACGATTACGGGCGGCGGGCCATCGAGGGGACCATCGACAAGCTGATTGCGGTCGAGCAGTCGGAAGCGGAGCGATTCGCCTGCAACGCGGTGGTGGTCGGTCGGCAGGTGTTCACAAACACCGGCTGCAATGAATTGCACGCGGAACTCCGCGACCGCGGCTACGAGCCGACCGCGACGCCGCTCGACGAGTTCGTAAAGGCCGGCGGCAGTGCAAAATGCCTGACTTTGCGTCTCGATGGCGAGCAGGCAGCCAGCTGGCGTGCGGCCAATTCGCCTGAATAG
- a CDS encoding GDSL-type esterase/lipase family protein: protein MKRNTLVFASALCGIVFSLFAQPVQASRVLIDFGRNDGGNGSETVSPDTNGNYWNNLSGDFQIADNVGLADLVDVDNASTGVSINTFGIAGQNFRANGRNNGGLLTPDPALLGDFAIGTATEDYFFVEGTANTSAANDPSGITFSGLDPDAVYDFRLFGSRATTSTRETRFSAIGENIQYVTMLSSGVDIGADGYDGNNNNIVSLTGITPDANNEIQLLVSVVQGNFAYLNVLEVTATTNQVPEPSTVALLGLAAVGLVMVRGAKRWQSALAIALAAVASLTMANNAEAQPYQNEVNRWNTQDALDPLPQDSIVFVGSSSIRRWEQLTRDFADYNVIQRGIGGALFDDVNAQVGDLVNKHSPRAVVVWAGTNDLGSGSNGLEVLDDYLGFVNSVHTVDPTVDIFYLGIMPTPGREGNRPQEDIANGLISNYASSHDHAYYIDLPAEFDALGAYTGSDFQNKFVDDIHLNRDGYDLWTSIVRPQIEAVAAPDKVYAPNTALSVGDKILFDFGANDTTNGEHTASPDVNGNHWNNWHPLNGGTDILPGEHIGNLVNTAGENVGLGLTITAQFHNNGKNHGGLFSPDPALLGDLAVESATVDYFFSTGDGVQGGGNDDMAGGFMITGLDTDYVYDFRLFGTRATTDVRKTEYRLIGATEHSAILQTSGTDIGFDGMYDGNDDEVIEFLSVKPDEFGQIFFDQTLIEGSFAYIGAMEITVSPGDTGVPEPSTMVLGAMGAIALIGIRKLRR, encoded by the coding sequence GTGAAACGCAACACCTTGGTTTTCGCATCGGCCCTTTGTGGGATCGTATTCTCTTTGTTTGCTCAGCCAGTGCAGGCGAGCCGTGTGTTGATCGACTTTGGTCGCAACGACGGCGGCAATGGCTCCGAGACAGTCAGCCCCGACACGAACGGCAACTACTGGAATAACCTGAGCGGTGATTTCCAAATCGCCGACAACGTGGGCCTCGCCGATCTGGTGGATGTCGACAACGCGTCGACCGGCGTCTCGATCAACACCTTTGGCATCGCCGGGCAGAACTTCCGGGCGAATGGTCGCAACAACGGCGGTTTGCTCACTCCCGATCCCGCGTTGCTTGGCGACTTTGCCATCGGCACTGCGACCGAAGACTACTTCTTCGTCGAAGGTACCGCGAACACCAGCGCCGCGAACGACCCGTCGGGCATCACGTTCAGCGGATTGGATCCCGACGCGGTGTACGACTTCCGCTTGTTCGGCAGTCGGGCGACCACTTCGACTCGCGAGACCCGTTTCTCGGCGATCGGCGAGAACATTCAGTACGTCACGATGCTCTCCTCGGGCGTCGACATCGGAGCCGACGGTTACGATGGCAATAACAACAACATCGTCAGCCTTACCGGCATCACCCCCGACGCGAACAACGAGATCCAACTGCTGGTGTCGGTCGTGCAAGGCAACTTCGCCTACCTGAACGTGCTGGAAGTCACCGCGACCACCAATCAGGTGCCGGAACCTTCGACCGTCGCCCTGCTCGGTCTGGCTGCAGTGGGCCTAGTGATGGTCCGCGGCGCCAAGCGTTGGCAATCGGCTTTGGCCATTGCCCTGGCTGCGGTTGCTTCGCTGACGATGGCCAACAACGCCGAAGCTCAGCCGTACCAGAACGAAGTGAATCGCTGGAATACGCAAGACGCGCTCGATCCATTGCCGCAGGACAGCATCGTGTTCGTTGGTAGCTCGAGCATCCGTCGATGGGAACAACTGACCCGCGACTTTGCCGACTACAACGTGATTCAACGCGGCATCGGCGGCGCCCTGTTCGACGACGTGAACGCTCAGGTCGGCGACCTGGTGAATAAGCACAGCCCGCGGGCGGTAGTGGTGTGGGCCGGCACAAACGACCTGGGATCAGGTTCGAATGGCCTGGAAGTACTGGACGATTACCTGGGATTCGTGAACTCGGTGCACACGGTCGATCCGACGGTCGACATCTTCTACCTCGGCATCATGCCGACCCCCGGCCGCGAAGGCAATCGCCCACAGGAAGACATCGCGAATGGTTTGATCTCGAACTACGCTTCGAGCCACGACCACGCTTACTACATCGATCTGCCGGCCGAGTTCGACGCCTTGGGTGCTTACACCGGTTCGGATTTCCAGAACAAGTTTGTCGATGACATCCATCTGAATCGCGACGGGTACGATCTGTGGACCAGCATCGTCCGCCCACAAATCGAAGCGGTCGCCGCGCCCGACAAAGTCTACGCGCCGAACACCGCCCTGTCGGTTGGCGATAAGATTCTGTTCGACTTTGGTGCCAACGACACGACCAATGGTGAGCACACCGCGAGCCCCGACGTGAATGGCAACCACTGGAACAACTGGCACCCGCTCAACGGCGGTACCGACATCCTGCCAGGCGAGCACATTGGCAACCTGGTAAACACCGCTGGCGAAAACGTGGGCCTCGGCCTGACTATCACGGCTCAGTTCCATAACAATGGGAAGAACCATGGTGGTTTGTTCTCGCCCGATCCCGCGTTGCTCGGCGACCTGGCAGTCGAATCGGCCACGGTCGACTACTTCTTCAGCACCGGCGACGGCGTGCAAGGCGGCGGCAACGACGACATGGCCGGCGGGTTCATGATCACGGGACTCGACACCGACTACGTGTACGACTTCCGCTTGTTCGGCACCCGGGCGACCACCGATGTTCGCAAGACAGAATACCGACTGATTGGTGCGACCGAGCACTCGGCCATTCTGCAGACCTCGGGCACCGACATCGGTTTCGATGGAATGTACGATGGCAACGACGACGAAGTGATCGAGTTCCTCAGCGTCAAACCCGATGAGTTCGGACAGATCTTCTTCGACCAGACGTTGATCGAAGGCTCGTTTGCTTACATCGGAGCGATGGAGATCACCGTGAGCCCCGGCGACACCGGCGTTCCCGAGCCAAGCACCATGGTGCTCGGCGCGATGGGTGCCATCGCCTTGATTGGCATCCGCAAGCTGCGTCGCTAA
- a CDS encoding RNA polymerase sigma factor codes for MDERLSRIDTMWSMVQRAHRQDATEFAKAQQQMIDRYGGAVRRYAMAALRDPEAADEVYQEFALKFVRGDYGKADPAKGRFRSFLKTSLYHLIVDFQRRRGRQQQQATPLVDDTPDDVESYQAPDDQEFINSWRANLLGRVWQQLEREELTTGKPYHTVLRARVEHPDVRSPELAKLVSDLLHKEMNAGAVRVMLHRAREKFGDLLIDEVANTLSDASAEAVEEELIELDLWQYCKPALERRSEQSEQ; via the coding sequence ATGGACGAACGACTAAGCCGGATCGACACGATGTGGTCGATGGTGCAGCGAGCCCATCGCCAAGATGCCACCGAGTTCGCCAAAGCACAGCAGCAGATGATCGACCGCTACGGCGGGGCGGTGCGTCGGTATGCGATGGCGGCACTCCGCGATCCTGAGGCAGCCGACGAGGTGTACCAGGAGTTCGCCCTGAAGTTCGTCCGCGGCGACTACGGCAAGGCCGATCCCGCGAAGGGGCGGTTTCGCAGCTTTCTGAAGACCTCGCTCTACCATCTGATTGTCGATTTCCAGCGCCGCCGGGGTCGCCAGCAACAGCAAGCCACGCCGCTCGTTGACGATACGCCCGACGATGTCGAGTCCTACCAGGCACCCGACGATCAAGAGTTTATCAACAGCTGGCGAGCCAATCTGCTGGGCCGCGTCTGGCAACAGCTTGAGCGCGAGGAGCTCACGACCGGAAAGCCGTACCACACGGTGCTTCGCGCCCGCGTCGAGCACCCCGACGTCCGCTCGCCCGAGCTGGCGAAGTTGGTGAGCGATCTGTTGCATAAGGAAATGAACGCAGGGGCGGTGCGGGTGATGCTGCACCGCGCCCGCGAGAAGTTCGGCGACCTGCTGATCGACGAGGTCGCCAACACGCTGAGCGATGCCTCGGCCGAGGCGGTGGAGGAGGAGCTGATCGAGCTCGACCTCTGGCAGTACTGCAAACCGGCCCTCGAGCGCCGATCGGAACAGTCGGAACAGTAG